The Deltaproteobacteria bacterium genome contains the following window.
CGAGCTGCGCACGCAAGAAGATCCCGACCGCGTCCACGGAAAGCCCTCGCCGTCCCGCCTCGAGCCGGTCGACACGCAGGCTCTCGTAGAGCGCGCCCGTGTTGCGCGGCGTGTAGACGTCTTCCGCTCCAGGGATTGCGCGCAGCACCCGGACGAGATCGTCGGCGGTTCGGTTCAGGCCCTCCAGGTCGGGACCGAAGATCTTGACCGCGACGTCGCCCCGCACTCCGGTCAGCATCTCTGCGACCCGCATCTCGATGGGCTGCGTGAACGTGTAACCGAGCCCCGGGAACCGGTCGAGCACGCGGCGGAGCTCTCCGGCGAGCGCCTCCCGCGACTCCATCCGCCACGCGTCACGGGGCCGCAGCTGCAGGAACGCGTCGGTTTCGTTGAGCCCCATCGGGTCGAGACCGATCTCGTCTGCTCCCGTGCGTGCGACGATGCCGGTCACCTCCGGAACCTCATCGAGGAGAGCGCGTTGTACCCTGCGGTCGAGCTCGACGGATGCCTCGAGACCGATCGACGGCGACTTCTCGAGCTGCACGATCACGTTCCCCTCGTCCATCGTTGGCAGGAACGTCTTGCCGAGGCGGAAATACAGCAGCCCGGCGACCGCGAGCAGCGCCAGGGCGACACCGACGACGGCAGCGCCGCGCCGCAAGCAACCCTCGAGCACGGGCTCGTACAGCCGATGGAGCCAGCGCACGATCACGGGCTCCCCCGCGTGCCCCTCGCCGAGGAGGAACGACGCGAGTACCGGGATGACGGTCAGCGACAAGACCAACGACGCGCTCAGTGCGAACACGATGGTGAGCGCGACCGGCCCGAAGAGCTTGCCTTCGAGTCCCTGCAGCGTGAGCAGCGGAAGGAAGACCACGACGATGATCCCGATCCCCGACGCCGTCGGCAGCGCGACTTCCTTGGCAGCGCGGTAGATGACGTGCAGGCGCGGCACGCGGCTGCCGTCACGCTGCTCGCCGAGCCGCGTCACCACGTTCTCGACGACGACGACGGCGGCGTCGACCAGCATGCCAATGGCGATCGCGAGCCCGCCGAGGCTCATCAGATTGGCCGACAGCCCGACGACATACATCGAGACGAACGTCGCCAGCGCCGCGAGCGGCAGGATGAGCGCGACCGTCAACGCGGCGCGTGCGTTCCCCAGGAACACGAGCAGGAGGAACAGCACGAGGACGATCGCCTCGAACAGCGCCTGGCCGACGGTCTCGACAGCGTGCGCGACGAGCTCGCCGCGGTCGTAGAAGATACGGAGGCGAACGCCGGCGGGTAGCGTCCGCGACAGCTCGTCGAGCTTCCGCCGCACCCCCTGGACGACCTCGCGCGCGTTGGCTCCGCGCAAACCCAGCACCAGCCCTTCGACGGCCTCCCCGCGGCCATCGGCGCTGACCGCGCCGTAGCGGGTGAGCGCGCCGATGCGAACGGTCGCGACGTCGCCGACCCGCACCGGCTCGACGGGATCTGGCGCGACGACGATCGCGGAGACGTCGGCCAGAACGCGCACGCCGCCCTCGGCACGGACCAGAAAGACTTCCTCACCGTACCCGAGACGGCCCGCGCCTTCGTTGCGGTTGTTCGCCTCGAGCGCGCTCCGGAGCTGCTCCATGGTCACTCCGTGCGCGTTCAAGCGCGCGACGTCGGGGACCACCTCGAACGTCCGGACGAACCCGCCGAGGGCGTTGATGTCGGCGACGCCCGGCACCGTACGCAGCGCCGGGCGTATCGTCCAATCGAGGAGCGTCCGCCGCTCCTCGAGCGACAGCGTGTCGCCTTCGATCGTGAACATGAACATCTCCCCGAGCGGCGTCGTCATCGGCGCGAGGCCGCCGCTCACGCCGCTCGGCAGATCCTCCCAGATCCCCGCGAGCCGCTCCGCCACCTGCTGGCGCGCCCAGAAGATGTCGCTGCCTTCCTGGAAATCGATCGTCACGTCGGCGAGGCCGTACTTCGAGACCGAGCGCAGCGTGGTCTGGCGAGGAATGCCGAGCACCTCGACCTCGATCCGGGCGGTGATCCGCTGCTCGACCTCCTCGGGCGTCATGCCGGGGGCCTTCACCACGACCTTCACCTGCGTCGTTGAGACGTCCGGGTATGCGTCGATGGGCGTGTGGGTGATAGCGAACCACCCGCCGCCGATCAGCGCGCCGACGCCCAGCAGCACGAGCAAGCGCTGGGTCAGGGCGAAACGAATCACGTGCCCGAGCATCAGTCGCCGCCTCGCGTCCACAGGGACTTGAGCGAGGCCGTCCCCCGCACGACGATCTCCGCCTCGTCGGGCAGGCTCGCCTCGACGACCACGGAACGCGGCTCCTCCGCGAGCACCCGTACGACCACCGGAACGAATCCTTCCGGCCGCGCGAGGAAGACGTAGCTCGCGTTCCCGACGCGGACGATCGAAGCGAGCGGAACCCGGTACGCCGGCCCCCCCGCTGTCGCAGGGCGAAACTGGACGGAGACGACCTGTCCCGGACGCAGCCGCTCGGCGCCGTCGCGCACCTCCGCGCGCACCGTGACGCCCTGGTCCGCCTCGTGGACGGCCCGCCCGACCGCGATGACCTCGGCCGCGATCCCGAGATCGGAGATCGTCACCGGCGTTCCGGGGATGATGCCGGCGAGTCGCTCGATCGGCGTGTGGATCTCGAGCCAGAGCGGGCTCAGATTGCCGAGCCGGTAGAGGGGGTCCGCGCCCCGCACGCGCTCGCCGACGGTGACGCTCTGCTCGAGTACGATCGCGTCGAGCGGGGACGTCACCGTCATCAGGCTGATGAGCTCGCCCGAGCTGGTGAGACGCTCGAGCGCGTCGGCGTCGAGCCCCGCGAGCCCGAGCGCCTGCCGGCGTTCGGCGAGTGCCGTGATCAGTTGTCGTTGCGTCGCCTGGGTCTCGCGCAACCGCCGCTCGGGAACGAGCCCTTCCGCGAACAGCCGCCGGTCCCGATCTGCGTTCGTGGCGGCGAGCGCCGCCTGACTCTGGAGCTCGAGGTAGTCCCGCTCGATCTCGAGGAGCTCGGGGCTGCGGATGCGCGCCAGCGGCTTGCCCTTCTCGATCGCATCGCCCGCGGCGACGCACAGCTCTTCCACGAGGCCGGCGCGCGGGGCGCTGACGACGTGCAGCTGGGTGTTCGGAACGACGACCTTCGCCGGCAGCGCGGGACCCATCATCCGCTCCACGCGGTCGGCGCGCGCGACGCCGATTCCGAGCGCGTCTCGCTGGGTCGCGTCCAGGACGAGCGTTTCGCCGGCGCCCTCGGCGAGCGAGGCGAGGCACGACGATGCGCAGATCATTACCAGAAGGAGCGCTCGGGACGTGGTCACGGCAGGACGCCCAGGGCTTGATTGTAGTGAGCGATTTCGCGGTCCCGCTCTACCGCACGCGTCTCGGCGACCGCGGTCGCGGACGTCGCCCGGTCGCGAACCAGCAGCAGCGTGACCAAGTCGGATTCCCCGAGCTCGAACGCCCGCTCTGCCATGCGCTCGCTCTCGCGGGCGAGATCGGCCGCGGAGCGGGCCGCGCCGAGCGCCGCCTCCGATGCCGCCAGCCGGAGCTCCGCCGCACGAATTGCGAGGCGCACCTCGCGTGCAGCGGCGCGATGATCACGCTCGGCCTCGGCGGCGATGCGCGCGAAGCGCGTGATCTCCGCGTCCACCTGGGCGGGAATCCCGATCGGGACGGAAACGCCGAAGATGATCGACTCGTTGAAGTACTGCCCGCGGGCATCGCGCTCGCGCTGTCCGCCGAGCGTCACGGACGGGGCGCCTCCGCGGTCGCGGCGCGTGGCCTCCATTTCGGCCTCGGCCCGTGCCCAGCGAGCACGTGTCGCGGCGAGACGGGGGTGGTCCTCCTCGTTTGGGAGGACGGCAGCGCGCCGCTCGCGGAAGTCGGCCGGCAGCGCCGTGAGACCCGACAAGCTCTCGTAGGCGCTCAGCGCCTGTGCGACGACGCTCCTCGCCTGCAGCTCCTCGGCGCGGCGACGCCAGGTGTCCTCGCGCGCGAGGATCGTATCGCTGTGGGCCAGCTCACCAGCTTGCGAACGACGCTCGACCCGCTTCTCGAGCTCGAGGGCTGCGGTTGCGACACGCTCTGCGCGGCCGAGATCCGTTCGCGCGATCGCGACGGCCCAGACCGCCTCGCGCACCTCTCCGGCGACCTCCCAGTCGAGAGTCGAGCCGGCGCTGCGCGCTTCGAGGTCTGCGGCCACGGCGATGCGCCCCCGGGCGTCTCGCCGGCCCGGCAGCCAGACCGGCAGGGACAGGGCGACGATAGACTCGTGGAGCCCGTCGTTGCTTCCGACGGCGTCCGTGCGATGGCTGAGCGCAACGGACGGAATCCCTGCGAGCCAGCTCGAGCCTCGCCGCGACAGCGCCGCCGCCTCCGCCGACGTCACGGCGATCACCGGCCGCGCCGGGCTGCGCTCGACCGCACGCGCCACCACCTCGGCGAGCGTCGGATCCGCCGCCGCGCTCGGAGGCGGCGCAAGGGAGACGATCAGGAGCCAGAATGCACTCGCCCCATGGGCACGGCGGCGCATCCGATCGCGAGGGTGGGTGCGACCATCATCCGCAACGTTCCTGGTGCGCGCCGCCATGGTCCTCATCGACCCCTGTATGCAGGCGTCTCCCCGGCCGATCCATTGAACGGATGTGATAGACCAGTCCATTCCGGTGGTTGCGGCCGAGTGATCGTCCCGATGTGACATCATGGAGACGCGCCGTGGCAGCGAAGGCTGACCGCCAGGAGGGATCCCCCCTCACGTGGACGCCCCAGGTCGCGCCACCAAGAGCGCATCGTCTGCGCGCGTGATGCCGAGTTGCCGCAGCAGGTAGCGAACGTCCTCCGGGTCGTGGAACTCCTCGCCCAGTCGCAGCGCGGCGCATTTCATCGCGAGCAGATAGTGCGGCTCGGCCGCGAAGACTTTCAGGTGATCGAGTTCGAGGAAGGGTAGGAAGTCGCGCGACCGGACGCCTGCCGGCGATCGCGGCGCGCCCGAAGCAGCGCCGACGAGCGGAGGCCAGCCGCCTCAGATCACGCCGAGCGCCAACATAGCGCGCGCTACACGTTGGAATCCCGCGATGTTGGCGCCGACCACGTAGTTACCGGGCTTGCCGAACTCGTCGGCCACCGCGTAACACTCCTCGTGGATGCCGTGCATGATCTCGCGCAGGCGTTGCTCGGTGAATTCGAAGGTCCAGGCATCGCGACTCGCGTTCTGCTGCATCTCGAGCGCCGAGGTGGCCACGCCGCCGGCGTTGGCTGCCTTGCCGAGCCCGAAGGCCACGCCCGCATCGCTGAACACACGCGATGCCTCCGGGGCCGTGGGCATGTTCGCGCCCTCGGCGACGAGGAAGCAGCCGTTCTTCACCAGCGTGCGTGCCGACCGTTCGTCCAGCTCGTTCTGTGTCGCACAGGGCAGCGCGATCTCGCAGGGGATGTCCCACACCGATCCTTGCGCCTGGTAGCTCGCGCGGCCCCGGCCGCGCCCGTAGGTTTCGAGACGTCCACGCTCGATCTCTTTGATCTGCTTCACCCGGTCGAGATCGATGCCATCCGGATCGTGCACGACCCCGGTTGAATCCGAACACGCCACCACGCGGGCACCGAGCTCCTGCAATTTCTCGATCGCATAGATCGCGACATTGCCCGAGCCGGAGACGACGGCCGTGAGGCCGTCGATGGTGTAGCCGCGAGCCTTCAGCATCTCCTCCACGAAGAACACGAGGCCGTAGCCGGTGGATTCCCTGCGCACCAACGCACCGCCCCAGGCCGGGCTCTTGCCGGTGATGACCGCCGATTCATAGCGGTTGGTGATGCGCTTGTACTGGCCGAAGAGATAGCCGATCTCGCGCGAGCCGACACCGATGTCGCCAGCGGGGACGTCCGTGTATTCGCCGATGTGGCGATAGAGCTCGGTCATGAAGCTCTGGCAGAAGCGCATCACCTCGCTGTCGCTCTTGCCCTTGGGGTCGAAATCCGAACCGCCCTTGGCGCCGCCGATCGGCATGCCGGTGACGGCATTCTTCAGCACCTGCTCGAAGGCGAGGAACTTGATCACGCCGAGATAGACCGAAGGATGAAAGCGCAGACCGCCCTTGTAGGGCCCGAGCGCGCTGTTGAAGCCGACGCGGAAACCGCGATTGATCTGCACCTTGCCGGCATCATCCTGCCACGGCACGCGGAAGATCACCTGCCGTTCGGGCTCGC
Protein-coding sequences here:
- a CDS encoding efflux RND transporter permease subunit, whose protein sequence is MLGHVIRFALTQRLLVLLGVGALIGGGWFAITHTPIDAYPDVSTTQVKVVVKAPGMTPEEVEQRITARIEVEVLGIPRQTTLRSVSKYGLADVTIDFQEGSDIFWARQQVAERLAGIWEDLPSGVSGGLAPMTTPLGEMFMFTIEGDTLSLEERRTLLDWTIRPALRTVPGVADINALGGFVRTFEVVPDVARLNAHGVTMEQLRSALEANNRNEGAGRLGYGEEVFLVRAEGGVRVLADVSAIVVAPDPVEPVRVGDVATVRIGALTRYGAVSADGRGEAVEGLVLGLRGANAREVVQGVRRKLDELSRTLPAGVRLRIFYDRGELVAHAVETVGQALFEAIVLVLFLLLVFLGNARAALTVALILPLAALATFVSMYVVGLSANLMSLGGLAIAIGMLVDAAVVVVENVVTRLGEQRDGSRVPRLHVIYRAAKEVALPTASGIGIIVVVFLPLLTLQGLEGKLFGPVALTIVFALSASLVLSLTVIPVLASFLLGEGHAGEPVIVRWLHRLYEPVLEGCLRRGAAVVGVALALLAVAGLLYFRLGKTFLPTMDEGNVIVQLEKSPSIGLEASVELDRRVQRALLDEVPEVTGIVARTGADEIGLDPMGLNETDAFLQLRPRDAWRMESREALAGELRRVLDRFPGLGYTFTQPIEMRVAEMLTGVRGDVAVKIFGPDLEGLNRTADDLVRVLRAIPGAEDVYTPRNTGALYESLRVDRLEAGRRGLSVDAVGIFLRAQLEGVPVGTVYEGVRRTPLVLRGAEAIRTSPAELLALHVALPNGNRAPLSGLVAMERAEGPVSLRRESANRMAVVIANVAGRDLVGFVDEARRRVAESLSLPTGFLLEWGGQFENQQRAARRLGMVVPVAITLIFLLLFSTFGSVRQAGLVLSNVPFAMIGGVVALWATGEYLSVPASVGFIALLGIAVLNGVVMVTHFNELRALGLPIDRVVVEGAQRRLRPVLMTATIAAFGLVPLLFASGPGSEIQRPLAIVVIGGLVSATTLTLVLLPILYRRFGAMS
- a CDS encoding efflux RND transporter periplasmic adaptor subunit, with protein sequence MTTSRALLLVMICASSCLASLAEGAGETLVLDATQRDALGIGVARADRVERMMGPALPAKVVVPNTQLHVVSAPRAGLVEELCVAAGDAIEKGKPLARIRSPELLEIERDYLELQSQAALAATNADRDRRLFAEGLVPERRLRETQATQRQLITALAERRQALGLAGLDADALERLTSSGELISLMTVTSPLDAIVLEQSVTVGERVRGADPLYRLGNLSPLWLEIHTPIERLAGIIPGTPVTISDLGIAAEVIAVGRAVHEADQGVTVRAEVRDGAERLRPGQVVSVQFRPATAGGPAYRVPLASIVRVGNASYVFLARPEGFVPVVVRVLAEEPRSVVVEASLPDEAEIVVRGTASLKSLWTRGGD
- a CDS encoding TolC family protein, producing MRRRAHGASAFWLLIVSLAPPPSAAADPTLAEVVARAVERSPARPVIAVTSAEAAALSRRGSSWLAGIPSVALSHRTDAVGSNDGLHESIVALSLPVWLPGRRDARGRIAVAADLEARSAGSTLDWEVAGEVREAVWAVAIARTDLGRAERVATAALELEKRVERRSQAGELAHSDTILAREDTWRRRAEELQARSVVAQALSAYESLSGLTALPADFRERRAAVLPNEEDHPRLAATRARWARAEAEMEATRRDRGGAPSVTLGGQRERDARGQYFNESIIFGVSVPIGIPAQVDAEITRFARIAAEAERDHRAAAREVRLAIRAAELRLAASEAALGAARSAADLARESERMAERAFELGESDLVTLLLVRDRATSATAVAETRAVERDREIAHYNQALGVLP
- the gdhA gene encoding NADP-specific glutamate dehydrogenase, which encodes MINVDELVASILDQVIRRNPGEAEFHQAVREVAGTLVPVLKKHPEYAEQKIIERICEPERQVIFRVPWQDDAGKVQINRGFRVGFNSALGPYKGGLRFHPSVYLGVIKFLAFEQVLKNAVTGMPIGGAKGGSDFDPKGKSDSEVMRFCQSFMTELYRHIGEYTDVPAGDIGVGSREIGYLFGQYKRITNRYESAVITGKSPAWGGALVRRESTGYGLVFFVEEMLKARGYTIDGLTAVVSGSGNVAIYAIEKLQELGARVVACSDSTGVVHDPDGIDLDRVKQIKEIERGRLETYGRGRGRASYQAQGSVWDIPCEIALPCATQNELDERSARTLVKNGCFLVAEGANMPTAPEASRVFSDAGVAFGLGKAANAGGVATSALEMQQNASRDAWTFEFTEQRLREIMHGIHEECYAVADEFGKPGNYVVGANIAGFQRVARAMLALGVI